The window ACGACAAGCCTGTGGAATACATACACTTTGGTGATAGCGTAAAACTTGATAATGTAAAGAGTGCAAATACACCTCAAGAGCTTAGGTTAGTTCTTCAAGAGGTCTTGAAGCATCTATGAGTAGCACTGGTATGTTATCTTCTATAGGGTAAAAGACCTTGCAGTTTTCACATATAAGCACTTGCTTTTCAGTATTGTAGATAAGATCACCTTTACACTTAGGACACGCAAGGATATTCAAAAGTTCTTCATCTAACATAGCCGTCTTCCTTTATGTATTCCCACAGTTCCTTCATAAGGTTAACAAACTCCTCGTATCTGCTTTCTAACTTCCTTTTCAATTCCTTCTCATCAAAGAGCAGGTTTCCATCCAAAGGTGAGTAATCCACATACTGAAGGTCCGAAATGTTAAGGTCAAATATACACATGTACTGCTGTGCAGACTTTTTAAATTCTACAAACTCCTCTTCGTAGGGAGAAGACATTCTGGTAGTCCACATGTAAGCACCACCAAAAGGATTAAGCCAGTACTGTTCGTTGTTCTCTATGCAAAAGATAGCTCTTTTAACTGAGATAATGTCATCTAAAAGCTCACCGTCAGGCATGCTCACCGCCCAGACTCGGTTTTTTAAAGGATTAATAAGAAACTCAACTTGTTTTTCCTCAAGCGCCATACTACTATTATATATCACCCACCTACCTTAAACATCTCCACTTTTTTCGGTACTTCCCCTCTTTTTATTAGCTCAAGCCTCTCTTCCGAGTATCTGTCTTTTCTTGAATACCACACTCTTTTTATAAAGTCCTCTATATCCTCGTCCTTTGCACCGTTTCTTAAGAGCGTCTTTATATTATAACCTTGTGTTGCAAAAAGACATGTGAGAAGCTTTCCATCTGCAGTTAGCCTCAGTCTGTTGCAATCCCCACAAAAGGGTTGAGTTATAGAAGATATAACTCCAAATTCAAGCCCATCATCTTTGTACCTGTATCTGTCCGCTACTTCGCCCCTGTAGTTTTTCTCCACTGGCTCTATTGGAAACTCCTTAGATATGATTTCCACTATTTCTTTTGCAGATACCACTTTGTCCAAAG of the Hydrogenobacter hydrogenophilus genome contains:
- a CDS encoding Trm112 family protein, coding for MLDEELLNILACPKCKGDLIYNTEKQVLICENCKVFYPIEDNIPVLLIDASRPLEELT